The region CGACGGGGGCAACTTCAGGGGGAACTCTTGCTGGGCAAATCTCTGATGATCGATGTTTTCGAACTAATAAAAACGATAATCAAAGGCACCCAGAATCGCACCGACCTGCACTTCATGGCATTCAAGACAACTTTTGTCCGCGTGCACAGGAGCGATGATTCGAACCCTTACCTTTTCAACTGAATCAGTGGGAGCTGGCATCTCAATCCAGGGCAGAGATTGCGAACGTATTTTCTGGATGGCCGCTTTCTCCTCGGAAGACAACTCCCGATGGACCGTGGTCCCCAAAGAGGTTTTCTTGGGCAGATAGGGCTTCTCGAAATATCGTTCGCCCTTCTCTGGCACGAGGCCAATCAATCGGATGGATTCCAGACGATGCTGGTCATCCTTCCACTGGATGGACCAGACATTCCACTGGGTGCTTCGCACAAACCTTGAATGACCAAAATTTCCGCCTTCGACAAAGGTCCTGACGGCCTTCTGATGAGCGTCGGCAAAGGGAACGCCCTGTTTATACTCCGTGTAGTAGCCGGTCAACAAACCGAGAAAAAACCAAAGAAAGGGACTGATCGCCAAGAGGATGCTAAGCCCAATCATAAAACAGGCGACCCTAAACCCTTTTTGATTCTTCATGCATTGAGACTAAGGAGAAATCGAAGCGGAATAAATCCCGATTGTCGAGAAAGATATGGAACTTCTGCACTTGATAAAGGAACCCAGTTTTAGGTACATGTCAGCGATCTCGACGATTTGATTTATTCGCGCCCATGCCTTTTCCCAAGCCCTTTTCAGATTTCATGGCGCGTGCCCTGTATGATCCTGAGCGAGGCTATTATGCACGGCAGATCCAGACCGTCGGGGCACGGGGAGATTTCTCCACTTCGGCCACCCTTTCTCCCGTTTTTGCGCAGGCTGTTACTGGCTGGTTAAAAAAGGAGGCCGGATTGCGGCCCGATGTACGGCATGTCATTGAGGTGGGGGCTGGCAGCGGGGTGCTGATGGCCGGAGTCAAAAAGAACCTGGGCTGGTGGCAGCGGCGTAAGTTTCATTGGCACATCGTGGAGACGTCTCCTGTTCTCCGGCAGCAGCAGCGCACCCTGCTTGGCTCGCGCGTCACTTGGCATGAAGATCTAAAGGACGCCCTCATCAGTTGCGAGGGGGCGGCTTTCATTTATCACAATGAAGTGTTGGATGCCTTTCCTGTGACCCTCCTGCAATGGCACGAAAAAGCCTGGCATGAAGTGTATATCAACTCAGAGCGGCGCGAGGTGCTGCAACCGCTCGAGTGGGGGAAGGATAAGCGCAGGCACTTCAGCGCCTTGGGGGCATGGCCCTCACGCGCTAAAACCCAGAAGGTGGAAGTGCATGATTCCGTGCGCCAGTGGCTGGAGGCGTGGGCCCCGGCCTGGAAAACAGGGGCCATGCTGACGGTGGATTATGGCGATGAGTTCCCTGCCCTCTACTATCGTCGCCCTGCGGGCACGCTGCGGGCCTACTTGCGCCAGCATCGGATCGAAGGATTTGAGATCTACCTGCATCCTGGGCGGCAGGACATCACGGCGGATGTGAACTTCACAGACTACCGAAAATGGGCGAAGAAGCTGGGGTGGAGCGAGGCCAGCTATGGAACACAGGCAGATTTCATTCATGCCCACATAAAGGAAATACCATCCACACCAGACGTATCATTTATCATGGACTCAGGTGGCGCTGGAGAAGCCTTCAAGCATGTAGTGCATCGCGTCGGCCATTGAGCGGCGTTCCTTGTGTGGTGCGGTTCAGGCAATGGGTGTGTAGAGTGCGCGGAATGAATGTAGCGTTCGCCAAAGCAGTCCAATAACCTGTGCTCTAGGCACGTACCATTCGGTGAAGGTCAGCAGGAGCGGCGGCGACGAATCATTTTTAACATCATGCGAATCCATTCACAGTTCCCTGCATGGCTGGCATTGGCCTTTTGCCTTGCAGCCTGTTCTCCCGCTCCCAAGGACGAAGCCTCAGCCGGGGTGAAAAGAACCCCCACGGTACCCGTGGTGGTGGCAACGGTGGAACAGCGCGAAGTGCCGGTGCAACTGCAGGCCATTGGCAACGTCAGGCCCAAATCAACGGTGGCAGTCAAGGCCCGGGTGACGGGGCAGATCGCTGAGGTCTTTTTTCAGGAAGGGCAGGATGTCAAAAAGGGGGATGTTCTGGCAAAGATTGATCCGGCTCCCTTTGAAGTTGTACTGGCCCAGGCCAAAGCGCGGCTGGCGCAGGCAACGACGCAGGCGGAAATCGCCAGAAAACAGGCGGCCCGTTACACCAACCTTTCGCAGAGCGGCGGCGTCTCCCGTGAGGAAGTGGACAACTTTAAAAGCACGGCGGATGCGGCTCTCTCCAACCAGGAAGCTGCGGCGGCCACGGTGAAAGAGGCGGAGCTGCAACTGAGCTACTGCCAGGTGATTTCGCCGATCACGGGCCGAGCGGGCCGCCGTGCTGTGGATGCGGGCAATGTGGTGAAGGCGGATGAAACGGACCTGGTGGTGATCAACCAACTGCGCCCCATCGAAGTCATCTTTGCCGTGCCGGAACAGCATTTTACAGACATTCAGACCTACATGAAACGTGGTGAGCTGAAGGTCACCATCACGCCCAGTGGCAGCGCGGCCCAGAAGATCCAAGGGGTGCTTTCCTTTGTGGACAATGCGATCAAGCCCGCAACCGGCACCCTGGAGGTGAAGGCGACGATGCCCAATGAAGACCTGAGCCTGTGGCCAGGACAGTATGGCGAGGTGGCCCTGACTCTGACCACCCAGCCCAATGCCCTGGTGGTGCCTGCCACGGCAGTGCAGACCGGGCAAAACGGCCAGTATGTTTTTGTCGTCAAGGATGATAGCAGTGTGGATCTACGGACTGTGGACCTGGAGCGTACAGTGGGCAATGAGGCCATCATTCGCGAAGGGCTCAAAGTCGGTGAGGTCGTCGTTATTGACGGTCAGCTCAGGCTGGTTCCCGGAAGCCGGGTGGAGATCAAACCTCCCGTGGGACTGCCTGCCGGGAACGAGCAGGGCAGCGGCAAAATCTCCCTGACGGCCCCCAAAATCCCATGACGCCCGAACGCTGCATTCACCGGCCCGTGATGACCACGCTGATCATGGCGGGTATCCTCGCCTTTGGCCTCCTGGCTTTCCAGAAACTGCCGGTCAATGACCTGCCGAATGTGGACTTCCCCACCATTTCAGTGACGGCGACTCTGCCTGGGGCCAATCCGGAAACCATGGCGGCCTCGGTGGCGACCCCGTTGGAAAAGCAGTTTTCCACGATTGCGGGCATTGATTCCATGAGCAGCAGCAGTGCTCTGGGAAACACGAACATCACCATCCAGTTCAATCTGGACCGGGACATTGATGGTGCGGCGC is a window of Prosthecobacter algae DNA encoding:
- a CDS encoding SAM-dependent methyltransferase; translated protein: MPFPKPFSDFMARALYDPERGYYARQIQTVGARGDFSTSATLSPVFAQAVTGWLKKEAGLRPDVRHVIEVGAGSGVLMAGVKKNLGWWQRRKFHWHIVETSPVLRQQQRTLLGSRVTWHEDLKDALISCEGAAFIYHNEVLDAFPVTLLQWHEKAWHEVYINSERREVLQPLEWGKDKRRHFSALGAWPSRAKTQKVEVHDSVRQWLEAWAPAWKTGAMLTVDYGDEFPALYYRRPAGTLRAYLRQHRIEGFEIYLHPGRQDITADVNFTDYRKWAKKLGWSEASYGTQADFIHAHIKEIPSTPDVSFIMDSGGAGEAFKHVVHRVGH
- a CDS encoding efflux RND transporter periplasmic adaptor subunit, whose protein sequence is MKRTPTVPVVVATVEQREVPVQLQAIGNVRPKSTVAVKARVTGQIAEVFFQEGQDVKKGDVLAKIDPAPFEVVLAQAKARLAQATTQAEIARKQAARYTNLSQSGGVSREEVDNFKSTADAALSNQEAAAATVKEAELQLSYCQVISPITGRAGRRAVDAGNVVKADETDLVVINQLRPIEVIFAVPEQHFTDIQTYMKRGELKVTITPSGSAAQKIQGVLSFVDNAIKPATGTLEVKATMPNEDLSLWPGQYGEVALTLTTQPNALVVPATAVQTGQNGQYVFVVKDDSSVDLRTVDLERTVGNEAIIREGLKVGEVVVIDGQLRLVPGSRVEIKPPVGLPAGNEQGSGKISLTAPKIP